TGTCCGGCGGCAGGCGGTGGATGAGCCAGGTCATCCAGAGCGAGAACGCCTGCACCACCCACACGCGGCGCAGGCAGGTCGCGGAGTAGGCCTCGAGCGGCGCCGAGTCGCCGCGTTTGCAGCGCGCCGCGAGCGCTTCGGCCAGGACGCGCGCGTCGGACACGGCCAGGTTCAGCCCCTTCGCTCCGGTGGGCGGCACGATGTGCGCGGCGTCGCCGGCGAGATACAGCCGGCCGAACTGCATGGGCTCGACCACGTTGCTGCGCATGTCGGTGACCGACTTCTCCAGCACCGGCCCCTCGCGCAGCTTCCAGCCGTCGGAGACCGCGAGGCGGCGCTGCAGCTCGTCCCAGATGCGCGCGTCGGGCCAGAGCTCGATCGGGTCATCGGGCTCGGTCTGCAGGTAGAAGCGGCTCACCGTGTCGCTGCGCAGCATGTGACCCGCGAAGCCGCGCTCGTGGTGGGCGTAGATGATCTCCTCGGTCGACGGGGCGACCTGCGCCAGCACGCCGACCCAGGCGAACGGCAGCCGGTGGTCGTGCAGGCGCAGCGCGCCCGCCGGAACGGCGGAACGCGACGGCCCGTGCCAGCCGTCGCAGCCGGCCACGAAGTCACACGCCAGCCGTTCGGCGTTGCCCGCACGCGTGTAGCGGATCTCGGGCCGCTCGCCGTCCAGGCCGGAGAGCCCGCTGACTTCCGCCTCGAATTCGATCGCGCCGCCGCGCGCGATCCACAGCCGGATCAGGTCGGCCACGAGCTCCTGCTGCGCGTACACCCACATGTGTCGGCCGCCGTAGAGCTCGGCGTACGGAATGCGCAGGCGCCGGCCCGCGAAGCGCAGCTCCACGCCGCGATGCACCTGGCCGCGCGCGCGCAGCCGCTCGGCGAGGCCGTGGCGCTCGAGCAGCCCGACCGTGCGGTGCTCGAGCAGGCCCGCGCGCACGCGGCGCTCGACGTATTCGCGCGTCTGGCGCTCGAGCACGACACACTCGACGCCCTGCTCCGCGAGCAGGTGCGCGAGCACCAGGCCCGCGGGTCCGGCGCCGACGATTCCGACGCAGGTGCGAGACGTCACTCAGCGCCCGCGGTGGCGCGCCAGCGCGCGCT
This genomic interval from Myxococcota bacterium contains the following:
- a CDS encoding 4-hydroxybenzoate 3-monooxygenase, whose translation is MTSRTCVGIVGAGPAGLVLAHLLAEQGVECVVLERQTREYVERRVRAGLLEHRTVGLLERHGLAERLRARGQVHRGVELRFAGRRLRIPYAELYGGRHMWVYAQQELVADLIRLWIARGGAIEFEAEVSGLSGLDGERPEIRYTRAGNAERLACDFVAGCDGWHGPSRSAVPAGALRLHDHRLPFAWVGVLAQVAPSTEEIIYAHHERGFAGHMLRSDTVSRFYLQTEPDDPIELWPDARIWDELQRRLAVSDGWKLREGPVLEKSVTDMRSNVVEPMQFGRLYLAGDAAHIVPPTGAKGLNLAVSDARVLAEALAARCKRGDSAPLEAYSATCLRRVWVVQAFSLWMTWLIHRLPPDTPELALRTQLQRAQLELLSHSRAAAAAFAESYVGFEEL